Proteins encoded together in one Phalacrocorax aristotelis chromosome 7, bGulAri2.1, whole genome shotgun sequence window:
- the CORO2B gene encoding coronin-2B isoform X1, whose translation MRDLHKSSVLGSKHSSLMSWRPQYRSSKFRNVYGKVASREHCFDGIPITKNVHDNHFCAVNARFLAIVTESAGGGSFLVIPLEQTGRIEPNYPKVCGHQGNVLDIKWNPFIENIIASCSEDTSVRIWEIPEGGLKRNMTEAILELYGHSRRVGLVEWHPTTNNILFSAGYDYKVLIWNLDIGEPVKMIDCHTDVILCMSFNTDGSLLATTCKDKKLRVVEPRSGRVLQEASCKNHRVNRVVFLGSTKRLLTTGVSRWNTRQIALWDQEDLSMPLIEEEIDGLSGLLFPFYDADTHMLYLAGKGDGNIRYYEIGSEKPYLSYLMEFRSPAPQKGLGVMPKHGLDVSACEVFRFYKLVTLKGLIEPISMIVPRRSETYQEDIYPMTPGTEPALTPDEWLSGVNRDPILMSLKEGYKKTSKIVFKAPVREKRSVVVNGIDLLENVPPRTENELLRMFFRQQDEIRRLKDELSQKDIRIRQLQLELKNLRNSPKNN comes from the exons ATGAGAGACCTCCACAAGTCTAGCGTGCTGGGAAGCAAGCACAGCAGCCTG ATGTCATGGCGCCCGCAGTACCGCAGCTCCAAGTTTCGGAACGTCTACGGGAAGGTGGCGAGCCGGGAGCACTGCTTTGACGGCATCCCCATCACCAAGAACGTCCACGACAACCACTTCTGTGCCGTCAACGCCCGCTTCCTCGCCATCGTGACGGAGAGTGCCGGCGGGGGCTCCTTCCTTGTCATCCCCCTCGAGCAG ACAGGCCGGATCGAACCAAACTACCCCAAAGTGTGCGGTCACCAGGGCAATGTGCTGGACATCAAGTGGAATCCCTTCATTGAGAACATCATCGCGTCATGCTCCGAGGACACCTCG GTGCGGATCTGGGAGATCCCCGAAGGCGGCCTGAAGCGGAACATGACGGAGGCCATCCTGGAGCTGTACGGGCACAGCCGGCGCGTCGGCCTCGTCGAGTGGCACCCCACCACCAACAACATCCTCTTCAGCGCTGGCTATGACTATAAG GTCCTCATCTGGAACCTGGACATTGGGGAACCGGTGAAGATGATCGATTGCCACACGGATGTCATCCTCTGCATGTCCTTCAACACCGACGGCAGCCTCCTGGCCACCACCTGCAAGGACAAGAAGCTGCGGGTCGTGGAGCCGCGCTCCGGCAGGGTCCTGCAG GAGGCCAGCTGCAAGAACCACCGTGTCAACCGGGTGGTCTTCCTGGGCAGCACGAAGCGGCTGCTGACGACGGGGGTGTCGCGCTGGAACACGCGGCAGATCGCCCTCTGGGACCAG GAAGACCTGTCCATGCCCCTCATAGAGGAGGAGATTGACGGGCTCTCGGGTCTCCTCTTCCCATTCTACGACGCCGACACTCACATGCTGTACTTGGCTGGCAAG GGCGATGGCAACATTCGGTACTACGAGATCGGCTCGGAAAAGCCCTACTTGAGTTATCTCATGGAGTTTCGCTCCCCAGCCCCGCAAAAAGGACTGG GGGTGATGCCGAAGCACGGGCTGGACGTGTCGGCCTGCGAGGTCTTTCGTTTCTACAAGCTCGTCACCCTCAAGGGGCTGATCGAACCCATCTCGATGATCGTGCCGAGGAGG TCGGAAACGTACCAAGAGGACATTTACCCGATGACTCCGGGTACGGAGCCAGCCCTCACGCCGGATGAATGGCTGAGCGGGGTGAACAGAG ATCCCATCCTGATGTCGCTGAAGGAGGGCTACAAGAAGACATCCAAAATCGTCTTTAAGGCACCGgtgagggagaagaggagcGTCGTCGTTAATGGCATAGACCTGCTGGAGAACGTGCCGCCCCGGACGGAGAACGAG ctCCTTCGGATGTTCTTCCGACAGCAGGACGAGATCCGGCGGCTGAAAGACGAGCTCTCGCAGAAAGACATACGGATCCGACAGCTACAGCTGGAGTTGAAAAACCTACGTAACAGCCCGAAGAATAATTAA
- the CORO2B gene encoding coronin-2B isoform X2, which translates to MSWRPQYRSSKFRNVYGKVASREHCFDGIPITKNVHDNHFCAVNARFLAIVTESAGGGSFLVIPLEQTGRIEPNYPKVCGHQGNVLDIKWNPFIENIIASCSEDTSVRIWEIPEGGLKRNMTEAILELYGHSRRVGLVEWHPTTNNILFSAGYDYKVLIWNLDIGEPVKMIDCHTDVILCMSFNTDGSLLATTCKDKKLRVVEPRSGRVLQEASCKNHRVNRVVFLGSTKRLLTTGVSRWNTRQIALWDQEDLSMPLIEEEIDGLSGLLFPFYDADTHMLYLAGKGDGNIRYYEIGSEKPYLSYLMEFRSPAPQKGLGVMPKHGLDVSACEVFRFYKLVTLKGLIEPISMIVPRRSETYQEDIYPMTPGTEPALTPDEWLSGVNRDPILMSLKEGYKKTSKIVFKAPVREKRSVVVNGIDLLENVPPRTENELLRMFFRQQDEIRRLKDELSQKDIRIRQLQLELKNLRNSPKNN; encoded by the exons ATGTCATGGCGCCCGCAGTACCGCAGCTCCAAGTTTCGGAACGTCTACGGGAAGGTGGCGAGCCGGGAGCACTGCTTTGACGGCATCCCCATCACCAAGAACGTCCACGACAACCACTTCTGTGCCGTCAACGCCCGCTTCCTCGCCATCGTGACGGAGAGTGCCGGCGGGGGCTCCTTCCTTGTCATCCCCCTCGAGCAG ACAGGCCGGATCGAACCAAACTACCCCAAAGTGTGCGGTCACCAGGGCAATGTGCTGGACATCAAGTGGAATCCCTTCATTGAGAACATCATCGCGTCATGCTCCGAGGACACCTCG GTGCGGATCTGGGAGATCCCCGAAGGCGGCCTGAAGCGGAACATGACGGAGGCCATCCTGGAGCTGTACGGGCACAGCCGGCGCGTCGGCCTCGTCGAGTGGCACCCCACCACCAACAACATCCTCTTCAGCGCTGGCTATGACTATAAG GTCCTCATCTGGAACCTGGACATTGGGGAACCGGTGAAGATGATCGATTGCCACACGGATGTCATCCTCTGCATGTCCTTCAACACCGACGGCAGCCTCCTGGCCACCACCTGCAAGGACAAGAAGCTGCGGGTCGTGGAGCCGCGCTCCGGCAGGGTCCTGCAG GAGGCCAGCTGCAAGAACCACCGTGTCAACCGGGTGGTCTTCCTGGGCAGCACGAAGCGGCTGCTGACGACGGGGGTGTCGCGCTGGAACACGCGGCAGATCGCCCTCTGGGACCAG GAAGACCTGTCCATGCCCCTCATAGAGGAGGAGATTGACGGGCTCTCGGGTCTCCTCTTCCCATTCTACGACGCCGACACTCACATGCTGTACTTGGCTGGCAAG GGCGATGGCAACATTCGGTACTACGAGATCGGCTCGGAAAAGCCCTACTTGAGTTATCTCATGGAGTTTCGCTCCCCAGCCCCGCAAAAAGGACTGG GGGTGATGCCGAAGCACGGGCTGGACGTGTCGGCCTGCGAGGTCTTTCGTTTCTACAAGCTCGTCACCCTCAAGGGGCTGATCGAACCCATCTCGATGATCGTGCCGAGGAGG TCGGAAACGTACCAAGAGGACATTTACCCGATGACTCCGGGTACGGAGCCAGCCCTCACGCCGGATGAATGGCTGAGCGGGGTGAACAGAG ATCCCATCCTGATGTCGCTGAAGGAGGGCTACAAGAAGACATCCAAAATCGTCTTTAAGGCACCGgtgagggagaagaggagcGTCGTCGTTAATGGCATAGACCTGCTGGAGAACGTGCCGCCCCGGACGGAGAACGAG ctCCTTCGGATGTTCTTCCGACAGCAGGACGAGATCCGGCGGCTGAAAGACGAGCTCTCGCAGAAAGACATACGGATCCGACAGCTACAGCTGGAGTTGAAAAACCTACGTAACAGCCCGAAGAATAATTAA